A single window of Zea mays cultivar B73 chromosome 10, Zm-B73-REFERENCE-NAM-5.0, whole genome shotgun sequence DNA harbors:
- the LOC115208752 gene encoding uncharacterized protein LOC115208752 codes for MSGPRVQPPSLELNVRVVGVEGLEQEQLERGGGGLFLRYYVPAGGGDGRRRLRVDTREAPCGGALRWGELARFERWGGGAAGPAPPIAFELRWRRPRPSASGLAALLSLGTGARARPSRVLARAELPWADVASAASSQPAERWLTLSPVGRELRGRKAPRLLVEVEAVHAVAADHQVAERAPGAGGAMAECCRAGERCGQCGWVGSEEDMFLAATFG; via the coding sequence ATGTCTGGaccgagggtgcagccgccgagcCTCGAGCTCAACGTCAGGGTCGTCGGGGTGGAAGGCCTAGAGCAGGAGCAGCTGGAGCGCGGTGGCGGCGGTCTCTTCCTGAGGTACTACGTGCcggccggcggcggggacgggcggcggcggctgcgcgTGGACACGCGCGAGGCCCCCTGCGGCGGGGCCCTGCGCTGGGGCGAGCTCGCGCGCTTCGagcgctggggcggcggcgcggccgggcCCGCGCCGCCGATCGCGTTCGAGCTGCGCTGGCGGCGGCCGCGGCCGTCCGCGTCCGGCCTGGCGGCGTTGCTGTCGCTGGGGACTGGAGCGCGGGCGAGGCCGTCGCGGGTGCTGGCGCGGGCCGAGCTCCCGTGGGCCGACgtggcgtcggcggcgtcgtctCAGCCGGCGGAGAGGTGGCTCACGCTCTCGCCGGTGGGCCGCGAGCTGCGTGGGCGCAAGGCGCCTAGGCTGCTGGTCGAGGTCGAGGCTGTCCACGCCGTTGCCGCTGATCATCAAGTGGCGGAGAGGGCGCCCGGcgccggcggcgccatggccgagtGCTGCCGTGCTGGCGAGCGATGTGGCCAGTGCGGCTGGGTTGGGAGCGAGGAGGACATGTTCCTCGCAGCAACGTTCGGCTAG